One segment of Gasterosteus aculeatus chromosome 3, fGasAcu3.hap1.1, whole genome shotgun sequence DNA contains the following:
- the miga1 gene encoding mitoguardin 1, whose amino-acid sequence MTHETLTSSQLSLRAAALRMVDLPLCVYGSLAQVSISAGTKKLVAATAFGAVSLLFLARRFQRRKGRKKAQWEQDAFEIISEKDNSAGNVTLSLDSTNGHPAGLLLNAGHHGKLSGSLLSLSSVKSVNSSSGSTRANASTCWDRGGEADICSAVNLPVTTPENLYLMGMDLFEEAVRRWEEALTFRSGPSEDDASCVSVKAGDAIAEQRVEDVLSAEFLLRLKSLLQRAYSLQEEFEGVLCESEASSHSNSQDVMAEVLSREELDDCCLRDCNSIASTDSFVSAAELTEHRELRSVVALGHHLFYEEALQMAEDGKISCRVLRTEMLECLGDVDFLAKLHCVRQACQLILCERTTRMFLADTGKKILSSIIVKAQKSPKRFEEVFEEMISFLENTEHWENTEVELATRGVKHLNFYDIVLDFILMDSFEDLENPPTSIQNVINNRWLNTSFKETAVASSCWSVMKQRRQHMKVSDGFIAHFYAVCEQISPVLAWGFLGPKSSLHDFCCFFKDQVLYFLKDVFDLDKVRYTSVESLAEDMLHLLHRRSELLVAYLGPDSLRTVGSCSSQQVQLVPSGLPEARVQ is encoded by the exons ATGACACATGAGACCCTCACAAGCTCCCAGCTGTCCCTGAGGGCGGCTGCCCTGCGGATGGTCGACCTTCCGCTCTGCGTGTACGGCTCTCTGGCCCAG GTGAGCATCAGCGCGGGCACCAAGAAGCTGGTGGCAGCCACGGCCTTCGGCGCCGtctcgctcctcttcctcgcccgcCGCTtccagaggaggaagggaagaaagaaggCTCAGTGGGAGCAGGATGCCTTTGAGATCATCTCAGAAAAGG ATAACAGCGCTGGAAACGTCACACTCTCCCTGGACTCCACAAACGGCCACCCAGCTGGTCTGCTTCTCAATGCAGGACACCACGGGAAGCTGTCCGGCTCTTTGCTGAGCCTGTCCTcg GTGAAGAGCGTGAACTCATCCAGCGGCAGCACCCGTGCAAATGCATCCACCTGTTGGGACCGAGGGGGGGAAGCGGATATCTGCAGCGCGGTCAACTTACCCGTCACCACGCCTGAGAACCTGTACCTCATGG ggatGGATTTATTTGAAGAGGCTGTGCGGCGGTGGGAGGAAGCGCTGACCTTCCGCAGCGGGCCGAGCGAGGACGACGCCAGCTGTGTGTCCGTCAAAGCGGGAGACGCCATCGCcgagcagagggtggag GACGTCCTGAGTGCGGAGTTCCTGCTCAGGCTGAAGTCGCTGCTGCAGAGGGCCTACAGCCTCCAGGAGGAGTTCGAGGGGGTGTTGTGCGAGTCTGAGGCCTCGTCCCACAGCAACAGCCAGG ATGTAATGGCCGAGGTTTTGTCCAGAGAGGAGCTGGATGACTGCTGTCTGAGAGACTGCAACAGCATCGCCTCCACCGACTCGTTTGTGTCTGCTGCCGAG CTGACGGAGCACCGGGAGCTGCGGAGCGTCGTCGCTCTGGGCCATCACCTTTTCTACGAGGAGGCGCTGCAGATGGCCGAGGATGGAAAGATCTCCTGCAGGGTGCTGCG GACGGAGATGCTCGAGTGTCTTGGAGACGTGGATTTCCTGGCTAAGTTGCACTGTGTGCGGCAGGCGTGTCAG ctcatttTGTGCGAGAGAACGACCCGGATGTTTCTCGCCGACACGGGAAAGAAAATCCTGTCTTCCATTATTGTGAAAGCACAGAag agcccAAAGAGATTCGAGGAGGTGTTTGAGGAGATGATTTCCTTCCTGGAGAACACAGAGCACTGGGAGAACACCGAGGTGGAGCTCGCCACGCGAGGG GTGAAGCACCTGAACTTCTACGACATCGTGCTGGACTTCATCCTGATGGACTCCTTCGAGGACCTGGAGAATCCACCGACCTCCATTCAGAACGTCATCAACAACCGCTGGCTCAACACTTCCTTCAAGGAGACG GCGGTGGCATCGAGCTGCTGGTCAGTGATGAAGCAGAGGAGACAGCACATGAAG GTGTCGGACGGCTTCATCGCTCACTTCTACGCCGTGTGCGAACAGATCAGCCCCGTCCTGGCCTGGGGCTTTCTGGGGCCCAAGAGCTCCCTGCATgacttctgctgcttctttaaG gATCAGGTCTTGTACTTCCTGAAGGACGTCTTTGACCTGGACAAAGTGCGCTACACTTCGGTGGAGAGTCTCGCGGAGGACATGCTTCACCTGCTGCACCGGCGCTCCGAGCTGCTGGTGGCCTACCTGGGACCCGACTCCCTGCGGACCGTCGGCAGCTGCAGCTCGCAGCAGGTGCAGCTGGTGCCCAGCGGCCTGCCAGAAGCTCGCGTGCAATAA